The stretch of DNA CGATCCACAACGTATCGGGGCGGGTTATTGCCTTTGGGGCGCGAATTCTGAAGGCCGATAAAACCCAGCCTAAGTATCTCAACTCGCCCGAAACGCCGGTTTATCACAAAAGTCAGGTTCTGTATGGCATTTTTCAGGCCAAACAGGCCATTCGGCAGGAAGACGTATGTTTTCTCACGGAGGGTTATACTGACGTAATTTCGCTGCATCAGGCCGGCATTAAAAACGTGGTGGCCTCGTCGGGAACCTCGCTCACAACCGAGCAAATTCGACTCATTGCCCGTTTTACGCCCAATGTTACCATCTTGTACGACGGCGATGCGGCTGGCATCAAAGCTGCCCTGCGCGGCTTAGACATGGTGCTTGAAGAGGGCCTGAACCTGAAACTGCTGCTGCTACCCGATGGCGAAGACCCGGATAGTTACGTTCATAAGGTTGGAGCCGATACGTTCAAAGAACACATTCAGAAAAACTCGCAGGATTTCATTGACTTCAAAGCCAAACGCTGGCTAACCGAAGCGGGCGATGACCCAATGAAACGCGCCGAAGGCATTTCAGACGTTTGCGCCAGCATCACGCGCATTCCCGACCATCTGAAACGCCAGACATTATCGCAGCGGGTGGCGCAGGTATTCCACGTTAGTGAACAATCGGTTATTTCAGAAATCAACCGGCTACTCCGGCAACAGCAGGATCAGAAAAAGAAAGAGTTTGACCGAAACGACCGGCAGCAGCAACGCCAGCAAACTACGGCCCCACAGGCACCCGATGCGGCCAGTCTGGAAGATATTAACGCGCTGCTGAACGGGTTGGGTATCGACGCCCCCCCGCCCGACTGGGAGGCCGATACGCCCCACGCTGTGACCTCTCCGGCTGCCCCGCGCCCGGCGACAACTCGAACGTCGTTATCGTACCAGGAAGAGGAATGCATTCGATTGTTGATAAATTATGGCGCACGCGAACTCGAACCGGGTATTACGCTTTGCCAGTATATGCTCGACGAATTGCATGAAATAGATTTTCAAACGTCGCCCTACAATTTGATTTTAACGCTGTTTCGGGAAGCATACAGCCGGGGCGATATTCTAACGTCGGCTGATTTCCTGAACCGTCCACCCGAAGACGACGACGCTATTCAGCAGCAGGCTATTCACCTGACAACTCCGCGCTATGAAATCAGCGACGGGTGGGAGAAGCACGAAATTTTTGTACCGTCGGAAGAAGAAATTAGTATTTTGGCCGATGCGGCTTACCGCAACATTCTTCGTATAAAGAAAATGCTGGCCGAGCAACGAATGGCTTCGCTTCAGCAGCAACTGCATGAAGCCGTTAATTCGCCTGATGACTCAGACCGGCTTATGCTCGAATTTATGCAGATGAAGCGTGTAGAGATGCAAATCTCGCAATTGCTGGGAACAGTGATTTCGGGATAAGCAACCGTAAAAAAAGCCCCGACTCAATGAGCGGGGCTACCTTTATCAAGAGGGAAAGTGAACACTACGCTTGCGCCACCGTTGTGACGGGAGTTGTCAGTTCGGCGTCGATGGCCCGGTTCAGTTCATTCAGCATTCGGGCATGTGAATGGAGCTGTCCGGGTTTAGAGAGTTGGGATGAGCGGCCCGCCCGCTGCCCCGACATGTCGAGCATCAGCGTCAGGAGCGCATCGGTTGAATGTTGCCGCAATATTCTAAGCCGTTGCATTCGTTCGCGGCTGACGGAGGCTCGAATGCGCTTGTTTTTCTCTAATGAATTGATCAGTTCGGTAAGGCCAGTATAGCGTTGACGAAAGCCCTCAGCGGCTAATGCCCAATCCATAATTACATTCTGTATCTCGGCCAATGATGCTTCATAGCCCGACATTGGCATTGCTTCTTCCTGATTCATCTCACAAAAGTCTAAACATGTTTTTGCTGAACTGACGAACGAAAGTAGCCCCGCAATCTTGCTGAAAGCAAGCCCGTATGCGTGAAATCACCATTTTTCCGGACGAAATCACCCAAATAGTTTGAGGAATATGGGTGATTTCGTCCGGAAAAATGGTGATTTCACGCTAACTTATTTGTTAATCCTTGATACGACCTATTAGATTCAAACACCCGATACGGACGCAAACCGCCATGAACGAGTCAACACAGGCCCAGGAGGCCGCCCAGAAATTCGCACTTCGACGCCGGGATTTTTCGATTCTTGTAGCCCAGGCTGAATTATTCAACTGTGAAGTACTTAGCCAGCTATTGAAGGAGCAGGGATATAACGTAGTGGGACGCGCCATTGAGATGGAAGACACCCTGCAACAGATTCGGGTCAAGCGTCCTAAGTGTGTTATTCTCGAATCTGAAATGTCGGGTCGGCGTAGTTTCGATATTGTGCAGCAGATGCAACAGAGCAACCAGCAAACCAAGTTCATACTGTATACCAGTAAGCCCGACCTGCGTTTGGTTGCCAACGCGATGCAGATGGGATTTTTTGGGTTTCTCTATTCCAGCGACGGCCTCGATGAACTCTACCGCTGCTTTCAGATCGTGAGCAGTGGGGGGTGCTATTATAGTAGTGGCTTTATGAATCTGTTGAAAAACTACGGTGTGGAGATAATATCAGAGCAGACACGAGAGGAATTGTCGCGTTTAACCGAGCGTGAGCGGGAAGTCTTACGTATGGTTTCGTGCGGGCATACGTCTAATGAAATAGCTGATCAGTTGGGCATTAGCTACCGAACAGCCGTGAACCACAAGGCACACATTGCTAAAAAATTGGGATTAGATGGATGCCGGCAGTTACCTCGTTACGGAATTGCAGTCAAAAACTATATTTAAGAGGGAGCTAATACCAACGAACCGGGAGCAGGGTCGGTGCCGCTAAGACGCGCGTTGCCCTGCAACCACTCTCGGAACTCGTGCATTCGGGCGCGGGGAACAACAATTTCGAAATTATCGGGGGTGTTTAGCCGAACGATATATTTCCCGTTTTCCCAGTAAGCATAGCTCATAACTGCGTGTCGATTGACAATATAATCGCGTTTAATACGCATAAACTGGGCTGGGTCTAACTCCGTTTCCAGTTCATTGAGTGTTTTGCCAACCAAGTACCGACCTTTTGCCAGCTCAGCGTAGTAGAATCGGTCTTCAATAGTGAAATAGTAAACGTCATTAACTGGAAAGTCGAGTTCGCCACTGGCACCTTTGCCTTTCAGGTGAGCTAAGTAGTTCGAGTTGGTTGGCGGCTGAGGAATCGTTGCCATCAGGGCAATGGCTTTCTCGGTCACTTGGTCGGCTTGTGTTTGGGCAGCTTCCTGAGCCTCTTTACGTTGCTGAAGGTAATCTTTCAACAGGGACATGTTGAGTGCAACATAACCCATGAAAGTAACTGGAAATAGATACTTGAAGTATACAGCCCAAGAAAAGGTATACACTATGTAACTCTGCCAGTATTCTTTAAATGAGTATGTCGGAAACTGCTCCATAACGTAACGTATCGTTTGTGTTACTGGATTGAACAGTGGAAACGATACTAAAAGAACAGGCAGAAAGAAGAGCTGATAACGGGCAATATCTTTCCATTTATTGGCTACCCGGTCTATTTTAAACCATGCGTGAGTCAGATTAAGTAAGAAAATTATGGCACAAAAGGTGAAAAGTTCGGGTAATATCATGCTTCGGGCCAATGCGCCAACGTATGGCATGAAGCCACCTGCTTCGGCCATGAGCCGGACTTTAATATTGTAACCTATCGACCAGGAAACAGCTTCGATCAGCACGATCATACCAATCAGGATCAACACGCCGTTGAGCGGATCGCGTAAAAATTGCCGATTGATTCGAATCTCCTTCATGCTGTCTCTGTAATCAAAATCAGGACTAAGATACCAGTAATAATTTATTATTCCCAATAGCTTATTTAGACATTTTTGGCCGTTGATGACCCTTCGATTGACCGGTAGTTTTGTATCAACAATTCGGCGCAGAAACGCACTGCAACGAAAAGCAAAAACAAAGCAATCAAACCTCAATCAAATACCAGTCATGAAAAAGCAATTCGCCATCAAACTCACGAATCAACTTGCCACTGTTAAGACTGCCATAGCCAAGGCAGAGTCAACAAACAAACTGAATTTTTCTGATGCCGTGTGTTGCAAGGTATACGAAGGTTTCTTCAAGAAGGTTGACAGAGAGCCCGTTTTCACGCTTTAATCAGCACGGACCATGTCAACTGCACGGCAACGCTATCGACAGGAACTGACCCGTTGCGTAGAACACTTCGGGCAGATCGATCTGCAAAAAGAACGTGGTTATCTAATGAAGTTCACCACGTTCTCGGCAAATGTACAAAACATTCTGCCCTACATTTCTCAAAGTGAACATGAAACACTGTTTCGGGAGGTGTTGTTACAGCAAGTCTTCTCGACCTTCGATCAGCAATGCCTATCGGCAGGTGATTTAGTGAAGCTACGGGACGCACAGAAGCTGCTGTCGCCGTCAGATGGGCCGAAAATTTATTGTACATACCACCTTGGTTCGTACCGATTGTTGACAAGTGTGTTGTTTCGGCGGGGCGTCGACTGTGTGCTGCTGGTAGGTAGTAACATGAACCGCAATCAGGGCGATGGAATGCTCGAACATATACAGGCCCTGCGGCAAAAACACGGTTTAACCAACGTATTTCGGGTTGTGGAAGCGGGTAGCCCCTCGGTGGGTCTCACAATTCTGCGCGAGCTAAAAGCGGGTAGGTCATTGATCGTGTACGTTGATGGAAGCCCCGAAACGGCTCCACAGCCAGGCGACGAAGCATCGTTTCTGTCGATTCGGTTTGGTAATCGGCAAGTGCTGGCTCGTAAAGGGGTGGGATACTTTTCGCACGCTGCTGGTGTACCTATCGTGCCTGTGGTGAGTTACCGGGAGCCTGACTTGACGAACGTGCTGCATTGCCTGAAACCAGTAAGACCTATCAGACACAGTGACCGGGAAATGTACTGCCGTGAAGCCATGCAACAACTTTACGACGGACTCTGGGATTACCTGAAACAATATCCAGGGCAGTGGGAAGGGTGGAATTACATTCACTCATTTCTGGAACCACAGACCCATAAGCGTCAACAGGCCAAGCCGACTACAGCGCGTCCAATATTCAACAAAAACCGGTATTCACTGTGCGATTTTGAGCAGGCTCCTGTTCTATTTGATCGACAGTCATACCAAACCTACGAGATAACCGAAGATCTGCGCGATTTGCTCATGAATCTTGATGAGGTCGAATCTGTGGAAGACGTAGTTGGTGTTGAGATTTTTGGAGAGTTAGTAGAAATGGAAGTAATCTGTTAACTCATTCTACAAAAAAACGCACACAGGGTGCTTTCTATTCAGAAAGCACCCTGTGTGCGTTCAACCTGTTTCATAGTAATATTTTACTACGAAACACTGTTCACCTCTATTTCATCACCAGACTTATTTAGAAACTTAAAGTTGACAATTCCGAAGGAACTGTCTTTTACAAGTTTAACCCAAGTCTTGTATTTAACATACCACTGCATTTGTTTTGAGTAAATGCCTTTGGTGTAGTAAGCATACAGAAACGGGTGCATAGTAATTGTAATACCACGTTCGTTCTGTTTGGTTAAAATGTAGTCGAGGTTGTTTTCAATGACATCTGTAACTAACACGCTGGCCTGAATTGTGCCAGTACCACTACAGGTTGGGCAAACTTCGCGTGTAACAATATTCATTTCGGGCCGCACCCGCTGCCGGGTTATTTGCATTAGCCCAAACTTGGTCAGCGGCAAAATAGTGAATTTAGAGCGGTCAGCTTTCATCTCATCGCGCATGATATCCTGAAGCAGCTTTTTATTCTCTGCTTTTTTCATGTCGATAAAATCCACAACGATAATGCCCCCCATGTCGCGCAATCGAAGTTGCCGGGCAATTTCCTTTGCAGCTTCGCGGTTGACGCTGATGGCAGTCGCTTCCTGATCTTCTTCAGAATTCGATTTGTTACCACTATTCACGTCGATAACGTGTAAAGCTTCCGTATGCTCAATAATCAGGTAGCCCCCCCCCGGTAAGCTCACAGATCGCCCAAACAGTGACTTTAGCTGTTTCTCCAGACCAAGAGCCTCAAATACCTTCGCTTTGCCGCTGTAGAGCTTGACAATCTTCTCTTTGTCAGGAGCGATTGTATGAATGTAGTTCCGAATGTCATCAAACGATTCGCGCGTATCGACCGTAATACTCTCAAACGATTCGTTGAGCATGTCGCGCAGAATCGACGACGCCCGATTCATCTCGCCCAACACCCGGTCGCGGGGTTTGGCGTCGGCTAACGCTTTGATGGCCTGCTCCCACTTTTCCAGCGAATTTTGCAGATCGCGGTCAAGTTCTTCAACGTCTTTATCCTGGGCTACTGTTCGTACAATTACGCCGAAATTCTGGGGTTTTAGCGACGACATCAGGCGAAGCAGCCGTGACCGTTCGGCACGGTCAGTAATTTTCTTAGACAGATTTACGCCATCAGAAAACGGCACCAGTACCAAATAGCGTCCAGCAATAGAAATGTCGCAGGAAAGGCGTGGGCCTTTCGTTGAGATAGGTTCCTTCACTACCTGAACCAGAATAGGCATATTCTTGGTCAGGACTTTGTCGATCTTTCCGATCTTCTCGATAGCGGGTTCCAGCTTGCTGCCGTTGAGCCGCCCCGTTGTTACGCGTTTGGCAATTACATCCTTTACCAACCTGGTAAGCGAATTAATATTCGGTCCCAGGTCTTGATAATGCAAAAAACCGTCTTTCTCATGGCCCACGTCCACGAAAGCCGCATTAAGGCCCGACGACAGTTTTTTAACGGTTCCTAAGTAAAGATCGCCAACGGTAAAGCTGCTGTCTAACTCTTCTTCGTGATACTCCAGCAATCTCTTGTTTTGCAAGAGCGCGATCCGATCACCTTTCTGAGTTGAACTGATTACTAATTCATTACTCACAAGATGAATATACGGTTAGAATGGCTGTATAAAAAGAAAGAAGCCGCGTTCGGTCTTTACAGGCCGGCCGAGGCTTCAAAATGAGGGGCAGTAGATAGTGAGCAGTCTTCAACAGGCAGCAGACCTATCGTAAACTGTTAGCTGCCTCTTAAACTAAGTGGAGACTGCAAACTGCCTACCGCCTGCTATTTTTTCTTATGCCGGTTTTTTCTGAGCCGTTTCTTCCGCTTGTGGGTGGCAATTTTATGCCGCTTCCGTTTCTTACCGCAAGGCATTGTGTAATCGTGTTTAATGGTTAACAATATGTGTCGGCCAGCCAACTGGCAAAGCCGTTAAAAGTTGCAACGTTGTCGAGTTAAATAGTTCTGTAGTTGCTTTGCCCAGAAAAAATGCAATAGCTAACGGTACAACTTTATGACTCTGTAAGTTTACAACCTATTTTGAAAGCCGTTCTTCGTATTCGCGAATGGCGGCCAAAATTTGCGGGTCTTTTTCCTGCTGCTTCACCTGCGCAAGCACTTTTTGCGCTTCGGCTTTTTGCCCGGCCTCAGCTAAGCTGATACCTAAATAAAATTGCGCTTTTCGGCTCGACGGATTGTTGACCAGAATCTGACGAAAACGCTCAATGGCCCGTTCGTACTGATTCGACCGCATGGATAGCAGTCCCAGATTAAACAACGCCAGTTCATTGGTCGGGTCCTGCTCCAACACCTCACGCAGCAGCATAATTCCCTGCATAGGCGTGTTGGTGTTCACAAACGTCATCGCCATATTGGCTTTTGCGGCCAGCAGCGTTGGATTTTTAGCCAGCACTTTCTGGTAAAAATCGCGTGTTTTCTGACCCAGCGAAGCCGTCTTTTGCTCATCAACAGCAAACGTATACGCTTCAAAATACTGATCACCCGCCCGGAGCAAATTGCGTTCGGTAGGCTGTGCAGTAGCCAGTTGGCCAGCGTAAAAAGCCGCACTATCGAAGCGTGTCAACTCCCGAAAAACAGCAATCAGTTTCTCGGCTGTAGCTTCTTTCTGGCTCTCACCTGACGATGCCCATGCAGCCCGAAGTACGTCGATTTGCTTTTTCTGTTCGGGCGTCATCGGCTTCTCGTGCATAGCCGACCGGTCAGGCTGGCTTGGGTCGGGCGTACCTACCGATGCGGCTGCATTGAGCGAATCGGTAGTGCGCCCGCCCCGAGCCGCACTGAGCTGTTTGCCTTCGTTCCGAACCACCACTTTGGGTAGTGAGAATAAGCCTACTGTTGCCAGAACAGCTATACCGATAACAAACAGCACATACTTGTTCATCTTACTCAGCCGTTACTTTGGCTTTGTCACTGGTTTTCACCTGCTCAACAAAAACTTTCGCAGGCTTGAAACTGGGAATAAAGTGCTCGTCAATCACCATAGCGGTGTTTTGGGAAATATTACGGGCTACTTTTTTCGCTCTTTTCTTGTTGATGAAACTGCCGAACCCTCTCACATAGATGTTCTCTCCCTCGGCCAACGAGTCTTTCACCACCGAGAAGAATGTTTCGAGGGTATTGGTCACCTCGGCCTTATCAATCCCGGTCTTATCGGCGATCTCTGCAATTACGTCTGCTTTCGTCACGACTTCTTAAACTTTAACGTTTACTGTATTGTTGAAAAATTGGGTGTCAAAAACGGGACACAAAGGTAGGGCTTTCTGATGAATTACAAAAGACGGCTTTTATCCCATTTTATAACCAACGACACTTTTTTTGTTTTTATTTTGGATTGGCAATCAGACGCTAACGATATTGAAGCCGGTTTCGCCCCAACGCTCGAAGCCTGGTATGAACGCCATAAACGCGACCTGCCGTGGCGGCATACCCGCGACCCCTATCGCATCTGGCTCTCGGAGGTAATTCTCCAGCAAACACGCGTGGCGCAGGGTAAACCTTATTACGAACGCTTCATTGACGCCTACCCGACAATTGCCGACATGGCCCGCGCCGATGAACGTGAACTGCTCCGGCTCTGGCAAGGTCTCGGCTATTATTCCCGTGCCCGTAACTTGCATCAGACTGCTCGTTACGTAACCGACGAACTGGCCGGAAAGTTTCCCGATTCGTTTCAAAAGTTGTTGAAAATGAAAGGGATAGGTGTATATACGGCGGCAGCCGTTGCCTCGTTTGCCTTTGGCGAACGGGTGGCGGTCGTTGATGGCAACGTGTATCGGGTGCTGGCGCGGGTGTTTGGTATTGCTGATGACATCACGACCACGACGGCTAAAAAAACATTCGCTGCACTGGCGCAACGGCTTATTCAGCAGGCAAATGACCCAGCGATTTACAATCAGGCCATTATGGAATTCGGAGCCATTCAGTGTACGCCTGTATTGCCCGATTGTCTGTTATGTCCATTACAACAACAGTGCATAGCCTACCAGACCGGGCGGCAGCAAAAACTGCCCGTGAAAGCCAAAAAATCGCCTGTTCGGGAACGCTATTTTCAATACATAGTATTCCGAAACGGCAACAGAATTGCCATGCGCGAACGACTCGGGCGAGATATTTGGCAGAATTTGTACGAATTTTGTTGCCTCGAAACAGACGAGCCTAAAGCTCGACTGTCTGAGTTTGACTTGCCCGACATGGTAGCGGGCCTGGTACAGCAGGGAGTACTGAGCGCAGAGCCGGTTGAGGGCGTACAATTGCTGTCACACCAGCGTATCCGGGCTGTTTTTTATGAGATTGTGCTGCCTGATACAGTTACTGACACTCTGCCTATGGGTTTGCAATGGTATTCAGCAGCAGCCGTGCATGACCTGCCAAAGCCAGTTTTGATTACCAACTATTTGGCAAAAAGGTTTGGATAAGTCGGTTACTTTCAGTATCTTTAATACCTTTAAGCCCTTTTAAATTTCTGCAATAAACCAACTAAAAAACATGGCAAGTTTGAATAAAGTGATTCTGATTGGTAATGTTGGCAACGACCCGGACGTCCGGTATTTAGATGGCGGTTCGGTGGTTGCAAAGTTTAGCGTTGCCACGAATGAACGCTATACGACCCGCACGGGCGAGCAGGTCGAATCTACTGAATGGTTCCGCGTGGAGGTTTGGAACGATCAGGCGAAAACCGTTGAGAAGTATGTGCGCAAAGGGCAACAAATTTATGTTGAAGGCCGTCTGCGCACAGAAACGTATACAGACCGTGAGGGTAAAGAACGGTTTGCACTGAATGTTCGGGCTACAACGTTCCAGTTTCTGGGTGGCCCCAACGACCGGCAGGATGAAGCCCCGGCTCAGCAGCAACAGGCCGCTCCACGTCAGCAGGCCGCGCCCGCCCCGGCCCAACGCCCACAAGCCGCTCCGGCTCCGGCCCGTCAGCAGCCCGCACGTCAGGAGGCTGCACCTGCGCCAGCCGCGTTTGATAATTCCGGTGGAGATGACGACCTGCCGTTCTAAAACGTGCTGAACGCACCCGATTGTTGAACGAGATTTAAGCTACATGGACCTTAGTGATCCTCTTCCTCGACAGGTGCTTCCAGCTCAATTTGGCTGGAGCACCTATTTCGATTTATATGGCCCTTACGTGGCCCTGATTCTGCTGCTTATCACACTGGCCGGGTTGGTATCAGCCTCCGAAGCGGCTTTCTTCTCTCTGTCTCCCGACGACCGTGCCCGTTGCCGCGACAGTCAGCATACGGGCGAACAGCGTATTGCTTCTCTGCTCGACCGCCCCAAGCGGCTGCTGGCGTCGTTAGTGATATTCAATAATTTACTTAACATAGCCATTGTCGTCATCGTCACTTACCTGACATGGGAGGCTTCACAGGCATCGCACGATTCGGGGTGGCTGCTGTCGGGGGTTACGCTTGTAACTACGTTGGCTATTGTCTTATTCGGCGAAATTGTGCCAAAAGTATATGCCAGTCAGAACAACATGAGCGTGGCCCGCCGAACGGCTCCACTGGCGCAGGTTGGCCTGGCTGTGTTCAAGCCGCTGGCACTGCTGCTGGTGAATCTGAGTAATCAGGTCGATAAGCGCATCGAACGAAAGGGGTATAAACTTAGTGTCGAAGAATTGAGTCAGGCCGTTGAACTGACTGGCACCGATGCTACTGCCGAAGAAAAAGAAATCCTGAAAGGGATTGTTAATTTCAGCAATCTTATGGCCCGGCAGGTGATGCGGGCCCGGCTCGACATTTCGGCAGTTAGCGACGAACTGACATTCCCTGAGCTACTCGAACAAATAAATGCGTCCGGCTATTCGCGGGTACCGGTTTACCATGAGTCGCTTGATCAGATTGAGGGGATTCTGTACATCAAAGACCTGCTGCCCCACATTCATGAAACCGAATCGTTTGTCTGGCAGTCGTTACTGCGCCCGGCGTTTTTCATCCCTGAGAATAAAAAAGTGGACGATTTGCTACATGCCTTTCAAAAACGGCGTGTACACATCGCTATCGTTGTCGATGAATATGGCGGCACACGCGGGCTGGTAACGCTCGAAGATATTATCGAAGAAATTTTCGGCGAGATCAACGACGAATTTGATGAAGAAACGCCCGTGGGCTACCGGCGCGAAGACGAGCGAACGGTGGTATTCGAAGGCAAAACGTCGCTGACCGACGTATGCCGGGTACTAAACGTGGATGCTACAACATTTGAATCCGTGCAGGGCGATAGCGAATCGCTCGGTGGATTGTTGCTCGAATTGTTTGGGCGTTTACCCCAATCTGGCGATGAAACCGTATATGCGAATTTCACTTTTACGGTATTGTCGGCTGATGATAAACGTATTCAGGAGGTTCGGGTAGTTCGTAACTCAAACCCATAGCCCTTTTCCTTCGTTGTATTCCTGCCCAAGCCGGGCGACATCATCAGACGAATACGTCAGAAAACCACTTCGGCGCAATCGACGCAGTTTTTGCTTTTCGGCCCACGATAGCCGCCCATCGATTAAAACGCCGAAGATCAGCAGCCGCTCAAGTCCATGACGCACATCGGCAGGAGCCTGAACAAACTGCTCGACAAAATGCCCGGTCAGCGTTTGAGTGGTTTCCAGGTTGAAGCGTTCTATCAGTTTTTCAACCAGCAGGTGATGAGCGTAATTATACTGCCGTTTCATGATAGCTGCGTATTGCAACGCTTCCAGAATGAGCCGCTGAAACTGCGGGTCGTTTTTCCATTCGTCATATAATTCATTCACAAACTCCTGAATTGTTGCAGGAGCTATAACCCGAATCTGGGCTTCGTGCAATACACGCCATGATGACCACGCATTCCAGAGGGCATAAACGGGCATACCCGCCAGATCGGTTACTTGCCGAAACGCAAAACGGCCTAAAAAACGGCGGAGTAAGAACTTGAGCACCAGACTACCCAACGCGGCTTTCGCCAGGTTTAACAGAAAATAAATAGTAAGGCCCCAGCGCGGCATGGTCAGGTATGGGTCGATACCAAACCGGAGCAAGCCCCGGCTACTGCGTTGCAAGGCTGCATCGGCCAGTGCCCGCAGATGCGTTTCATACTGCGGGTCGTGTGCTCGCGGAAACTGGCAGGCTTTCATAATGGCCTTCACGCCCCGCAAGTTCAGCATAATGAGCATGTTGACCTCAATATAGACCAGCAGCAGGCCATACAAAATAGTCGTCAGTGGTAAACTATACACCGTACCGAGTATAGTAACCGACGTACTGGCAAACAGATGCGGCCAGCTATATTGCGGCCAGTACAGCAACAGAACACCCAGAACACCCACCAAAGCAGCCATCAGCAGGGTCGTAATTTTGGCTCGGCGGATAATGCGATGTTCCGTTCGGTTCAATACATACGGCTCATCGGTAGGGTGGGCGGTGTCGAGTGCCTGCCGCAAATACCGCATTGCCAGGTGGTCGAATGGACCGCTGCTGCTGTTGGGTGGCCGGGTTGACATACACGTTACTAAGTGGTGGAATTGCCTGTATAACTTCGCAATGCCCCCGGTTG from Spirosoma montaniterrae encodes:
- the gldE gene encoding gliding motility-associated protein GldE, whose product is MDLSDPLPRQVLPAQFGWSTYFDLYGPYVALILLLITLAGLVSASEAAFFSLSPDDRARCRDSQHTGEQRIASLLDRPKRLLASLVIFNNLLNIAIVVIVTYLTWEASQASHDSGWLLSGVTLVTTLAIVLFGEIVPKVYASQNNMSVARRTAPLAQVGLAVFKPLALLLVNLSNQVDKRIERKGYKLSVEELSQAVELTGTDATAEEKEILKGIVNFSNLMARQVMRARLDISAVSDELTFPELLEQINASGYSRVPVYHESLDQIEGILYIKDLLPHIHETESFVWQSLLRPAFFIPENKKVDDLLHAFQKRRVHIAIVVDEYGGTRGLVTLEDIIEEIFGEINDEFDEETPVGYRREDERTVVFEGKTSLTDVCRVLNVDATTFESVQGDSESLGGLLLELFGRLPQSGDETVYANFTFTVLSADDKRIQEVRVVRNSNP
- a CDS encoding LBF_2804 family protein, translated to MSTRPPNSSSGPFDHLAMRYLRQALDTAHPTDEPYVLNRTEHRIIRRAKITTLLMAALVGVLGVLLLYWPQYSWPHLFASTSVTILGTVYSLPLTTILYGLLLVYIEVNMLIMLNLRGVKAIMKACQFPRAHDPQYETHLRALADAALQRSSRGLLRFGIDPYLTMPRWGLTIYFLLNLAKAALGSLVLKFLLRRFLGRFAFRQVTDLAGMPVYALWNAWSSWRVLHEAQIRVIAPATIQEFVNELYDEWKNDPQFQRLILEALQYAAIMKRQYNYAHHLLVEKLIERFNLETTQTLTGHFVEQFVQAPADVRHGLERLLIFGVLIDGRLSWAEKQKLRRLRRSGFLTYSSDDVARLGQEYNEGKGLWV